The Rosa chinensis cultivar Old Blush chromosome 7, RchiOBHm-V2, whole genome shotgun sequence DNA segment TGACCGTACTCTCACTTGGCTTGGGATTAGAAGAAGGGAGGCTGGAGAAGGAGGTCGGTGGACTCGAAGAACTCGTCCTGCAAATGAAAATCAATTACTACCCAAAATGCCCTCAGCCGGAACTTGCCCTCGGCGTGGAAGCCCACACCGACATAAGTGCACTCACCTTCATCCTCCACAACATGGTTCCCGGCCTGCAGCTCTTCTACGGCGGCAAATGGGTGACAGCGAAATGCGTGCCCAACTCCATCGTCATGCACATCGGCGACACCTTGGAGATTCTGAGCAACGGCAAGTACAAGAGCATTCTTCACAGGGGGCTCGTCAACAAGGAGAAGGTGAGGATCTCGTGGGCGGTTTTCTGTGAGCCAcccaaggagaagatcatcctcaaGCCGCTGCCGGAGACTGTCTCCGAGGAGGAACAGGCGATCTTCCCACCGCGGACTTTCTCCGAGCATATCCAGCACAAGTTGTTCAGGCAGAGCCAGGAAGCTCTCGCCTCTACCAAAGAAGCTGCCATCTCTACTAGTAATGGAGCTGCTCATATCTCCACTAAAGAAGCTGCTTAATTAATCAAGTCTTGTTTCATTATTTGGatgaattaattaatttagtaTGATGTTATTGTTGCATCTAAGTATTTGTTTACTTTGGAGTTGAAGACGATGTTGTGGGAGACTAGCTATATATTACTGTGTTTTTTCCGTTTGTCAATCGATTGGCTACCAGCATAATTATGAATAATAATCTATCTTCTCAGACACCGTCTAccggcattttttttttttaaagaggataaaaggatttcactcctaccctcatggtgactcgaaGTCATGGCTTCGTACAtaagtagtgggtgctctaaccactgaactaacaccacttcgtcgaCCACTGTCTACTGGCATAATTATGAATAATATTGATTTATTACATGGTCTCGGATCATAGTACACGTAGTGGTCTGGGGTGATGTTATTGGGTCATGTGACTCGTAGTGATTTCTGATTGgtctcttaaattaatttttttttttcacccctGCATGGTCCCCACCATATTCGACTGATATTATTGGGTTAGACCACTACATGACAGTGCCACATGGTACTCCAAGACCACCTAATAATTCCTCTTATTAAGTAATGGATATTTAACCCTTAGTTATGAGAGAGTTAATCAGTTAAACACTAATAACTACAAAATGACAATGTTATTTTCCAATAGCAGACTTCAAAACCCGTGAGGCTATAGTTATAATAAAAtctcttgctttttttttttgaaaggaaaaatcCCATTTCATGGGGTACTTTGAATTACTTCTCTATATTTTTCTGTGTGATAATCTCAtaaattttatcttttttattttatt contains these protein-coding regions:
- the LOC112179310 gene encoding leucoanthocyanidin dioxygenase, whose product is MVTAASIGSRVESLSSSGISTIPKEYVRPKEELINIGDIFEDEKSTEGPQVPTIDLKEIDSEDIKVRETCREELKKAAIDWGVMHLVNHGISDELMERVKKAGQAFFDLPIEHKEKYANDQASGKIQGYGSKLANNASGQLEWEDYFFHCVYPEDKRDLSIWPQTPSDYIVATSEYAKELRGLATKILTVLSLGLGLEEGRLEKEVGGLEELVLQMKINYYPKCPQPELALGVEAHTDISALTFILHNMVPGLQLFYGGKWVTAKCVPNSIVMHIGDTLEILSNGKYKSILHRGLVNKEKVRISWAVFCEPPKEKIILKPLPETVSEEEQAIFPPRTFSEHIQHKLFRQSQEALASTKEAAISTSNGAAHISTKEAA